In the genome of Zobellia nedashkovskayae, the window AGTTCACTTCTGGTCTTTGATTTTTATTTATATCTGGGCTGGTCCTCACCACTTATTATACTCTGCCCTACCTGAATGGGTTCAAAACTTAGGTGTAGCATTTTCAGTTATGCTTTTAGCTCCTTCTTGGGGTGGTATGATTAACGGACTTCTTACACTACGTGGTGCATGGGACAAAGTTCGTACGGACCCTGTTTTAAAATTTATGGTTGTTGCTATTACCGGTTACGGTATGGCCACTTTTGAAGGCCCTTTACTTTCGCTAAAGAACGTAAACGCAATTGCCCACTTTAGTGACTGGATTATTGCTCACGTACACGTGGGTGCTTTGGCCTGGAACGGTTTCTTAACATTTGGTATGATTTACTGGTTGGTTCCTAGAATGACCAAGAATAAACTGTTCTCCATAGGCTTGGCAAACTTCCATTTCTGGATCGGTACTTTGGGTATTATTCTGTATACGTTACCTATGTATGTAGCTGGATTCACCCAAGCTTTAATGTGGAAAGAATTTAACCCAGACGGCACATTGGTTTATGGTAACTTCTTAGAAACCGTACACGAAATCATGCCTATGTACTGGATGCGTGCCATTGGTGGTAGCCTGTATATTGTAGGAGCTTGTGTTATGATTTATAACGTAGTTCGCACTATACGCTCTGGTAGCACAATAGAAGATGAATTGGCAGAAGCTGCTGCTCTTACCCGTGTTTCAAAACACAGAACAGCTGGCGAAACTTTCCATACTTGGTTAGAGCGTAAGCCTATTCAATTGACCATTTTAGCTACTGTAGCTATATTAATTGGAGGTCTTATACAGATTGTACCAACAATTTTGGTAAAATCCAATATACCTACCATCTCTAGTGTTAAGCCTTATACTCCATTAGAACTAGAAGGTCGTGATCTTTACATTCGTGAGGGTTGTGTAAGCTGTCACTCACAAATGGTTCGTCCGTTTAGAAGTGAGGTAGAACGTTATGGTGAGTATGCCAAAGCTGGTGAATTTGTATATGATCATCCATTCCTTTGGGGTAGTAAGCGTACCGGACCAGATTTACTTAGGGTTGGTGGCAAATATTCTGACAACTGGCACTTAAACCACATGTATGATCCTCAAAGTACGTCATCAGGTTCTATTATGCCTTCCTATTCTTGGATGGTTAGAGATAAGCATGACCGTAGCAATATAAGAACAAAAATGGAAGCCATGGTTACCTTAGGTGTACCGTACACTGATGAGGAGATTGCTAATGCCGATGCTCTTATGGATGCTCAGGCCGAACAAATCGAGAAGAACTTATATTCAGATCCCGATTTTGCTAAAAATTATGAGGCTGATAAGACCTATGCCGCAGAAAATGGTGAAGAATTCGTAGAAATGAGAGACCGAGAAATCGTATCCTTAATTTCATACCTACAACGATTAGGTACGGACATTAAGATAAAAGAGACGGGCGAAATTATATCTGAAAAATAAAAACTAAAGATCATGTTCAAATTTGTAAAAGGTTACATGGAAACTATTGATGGCGTAGCAACCTACCCCATGATATCACTACTTATCTTCTTTGTGTTTTTCATATTGTTATTCTGGTGGGTTATTACTGCCTCAAAAACATACATAAAAGAAGTGAGCGAATTACCTTTTGAAGACGATAACCAACAAAACCTAGAACTATGAAAAACACATCAACTTGGTGGTTTAAAATACCACTTGTTTTCTTTTTAATATTCGGCTTAACGGAGTTTGTTGTTGATTCGGGAGATTTACCTGCGTTTATAAAATTCCCAATGGTGCAAGTATTTCTTGTATTCGTTCTATTCTTGCTTATTGTCATTGCGATAATTACAAGAGCTATAGAAAATGTAATGTACCAAACTCTTTCAAAAGAAGCGCAAGAACGGTATCTAACGGCAAAGAGTGAATCGTTCCATTGGAAATGGGGAGAGGAAGTCTACAAAAAGATGCTTGGTTCTAAGCCTATGGAAAAAGAGGGCGAGATTATTCTTGACCATGACTATGACGGTATTCGCGAGCTAGACAATAATCTACCACCATGGTGGGTATATTTATTCTATGCCTCTATTGTGTTCGCCGTGGTTTACCTAGTGCGTTTTGAGATATATAATGACTATAACCAAGACCAAGAATATGAGCAAGAAGTGGCTGCCGCTCAATTAGAGATTGAGGAGTACAAAAAGACCGCCAAAGGTCTTGTTGATGCCAATACGGTAGAACTACTTACAGATGCGGGAGACCTTAAAGCCGGCCAGACCATTTTTGAAAGTAACTGTGTTGCCTGTCATATGGCAGATGGTGGTGGTGGTATTGGACCTAATCTTACGGACCAAAACTGGATTTTAGGCGGAGGCATCAAAAATGTTTTCCATACTATTTCAGAAGGTGGTCGTGATGGTAAAGGTATGATTGCCTGGAAACAGAGTTTGAAGCCTGCAGAAATTGCTCAGGTTGCTAGTTATGTCTTGAGTTTTCAAGGTACTACACCAGCCAATCCAAAAGCTCCGGACGGTGACCTTTGGGTAGACCCAGACGCACCTGCTCAGGCAGTTCCTGCAATAGAATCTAGTACCGAACAAGAAGTAGATTCCACA includes:
- the ccoN gene encoding cytochrome-c oxidase, cbb3-type subunit I produces the protein MEVQQFYYDNKIVKNFLYATMFWGIVGMSVGLLLALMFMFPNLTDGISWLSFGRLRPLHTNAVIFAFVGNAIFAGVYYSTQRLLKARMYSDFLSKFNFWGWQAIIVSAAITLPLGYTSTKEYAELEWPIDIAIAVVWVAFGVNLIGTMIKRRQRHLYVAIWFYLATFVTVAVLHIFNNIELPVSALKSYSVYAGVQDALVQWWYGHNAVAFFLTTPFLGLMYYFVPKAANRPVYSYRLSIVHFWSLIFIYIWAGPHHLLYSALPEWVQNLGVAFSVMLLAPSWGGMINGLLTLRGAWDKVRTDPVLKFMVVAITGYGMATFEGPLLSLKNVNAIAHFSDWIIAHVHVGALAWNGFLTFGMIYWLVPRMTKNKLFSIGLANFHFWIGTLGIILYTLPMYVAGFTQALMWKEFNPDGTLVYGNFLETVHEIMPMYWMRAIGGSLYIVGACVMIYNVVRTIRSGSTIEDELAEAAALTRVSKHRTAGETFHTWLERKPIQLTILATVAILIGGLIQIVPTILVKSNIPTISSVKPYTPLELEGRDLYIREGCVSCHSQMVRPFRSEVERYGEYAKAGEFVYDHPFLWGSKRTGPDLLRVGGKYSDNWHLNHMYDPQSTSSGSIMPSYSWMVRDKHDRSNIRTKMEAMVTLGVPYTDEEIANADALMDAQAEQIEKNLYSDPDFAKNYEADKTYAAENGEEFVEMRDREIVSLISYLQRLGTDIKIKETGEIISEK
- a CDS encoding CcoQ/FixQ family Cbb3-type cytochrome c oxidase assembly chaperone, which produces MFKFVKGYMETIDGVATYPMISLLIFFVFFILLFWWVITASKTYIKEVSELPFEDDNQQNLEL
- a CDS encoding cbb3-type cytochrome c oxidase N-terminal domain-containing protein, with the translated sequence MKNTSTWWFKIPLVFFLIFGLTEFVVDSGDLPAFIKFPMVQVFLVFVLFLLIVIAIITRAIENVMYQTLSKEAQERYLTAKSESFHWKWGEEVYKKMLGSKPMEKEGEIILDHDYDGIRELDNNLPPWWVYLFYASIVFAVVYLVRFEIYNDYNQDQEYEQEVAAAQLEIEEYKKTAKGLVDANTVELLTDAGDLKAGQTIFESNCVACHMADGGGGIGPNLTDQNWILGGGIKNVFHTISEGGRDGKGMIAWKQSLKPAEIAQVASYVLSFQGTTPANPKAPDGDLWVDPDAPAQAVPAIESSTEQEVDSTSVTMN